One Propionispora hippei DSM 15287 genomic window carries:
- a CDS encoding PTS sugar transporter subunit IIC encodes MEALIKWLDEYYAPFAARIGDQRHLKAIRDGVVSLIPLLLIGSFFLIIAFPPISSLAKLVEPYVPLLVSVNNTTMGLMGLMAAFAVAYSLAGSYKMDTLSSSMFSVAAFMLATPFTKDGNIAAAWMGSKGLFVAMLSAIFIVELQRFMIKRNIVIRMPDGVPPTVARSFVALIPGFIALALILLLNMVLFSIGSNVQDIIYKILAAPLLSLGGSLPAFLLAAVFAQLLWTVGIHGASLVTGIMSPVWYSLSQQNAVAKAAGEMPPNIICQQFWDLFCTIGGSGSTLALAIMLLTIVRSKQLKAIGKSAIWPGLFNINEPIIFGLPIVMNPIMMIPFILAPVVSITIAYFVTSWGLVDRAFALAPWTTPPFINVFLDTGDIRASILQFGCFLVTGVIYYPFLRMADMANCREEGIEEVVYEEKQIAK; translated from the coding sequence ATGGAAGCATTGATTAAATGGCTTGATGAATATTATGCGCCCTTTGCGGCACGGATCGGTGATCAACGTCATTTAAAAGCTATCCGTGACGGCGTGGTATCCTTAATACCCCTGTTGTTAATCGGTTCCTTCTTTCTGATTATTGCTTTTCCACCGATTAGTTCACTGGCCAAGCTGGTGGAGCCTTATGTTCCGCTGCTGGTTTCGGTCAACAATACAACGATGGGCCTAATGGGCTTAATGGCCGCTTTTGCCGTAGCCTACTCGTTGGCAGGTTCCTATAAAATGGATACATTGAGCAGCTCCATGTTTAGTGTGGCAGCTTTCATGCTGGCGACGCCGTTCACTAAGGATGGCAATATTGCAGCGGCCTGGATGGGAAGCAAGGGGCTTTTTGTGGCTATGTTGTCGGCGATATTTATTGTGGAACTGCAGAGATTTATGATTAAACGGAATATCGTTATCCGGATGCCTGACGGTGTACCGCCAACCGTGGCCCGTTCGTTTGTCGCCCTGATTCCCGGTTTTATTGCGTTAGCTCTGATTTTGCTACTAAATATGGTGTTATTCTCCATTGGCAGCAATGTGCAGGACATTATTTATAAGATTCTGGCTGCGCCGTTACTGAGTCTTGGCGGTTCTTTGCCGGCTTTTTTGCTGGCGGCCGTATTTGCCCAGTTGTTATGGACAGTTGGGATTCACGGTGCCAGTCTGGTCACCGGGATTATGAGTCCCGTATGGTACTCGCTTTCCCAGCAAAATGCCGTTGCCAAGGCGGCCGGGGAGATGCCGCCCAACATCATCTGTCAGCAGTTTTGGGATTTGTTTTGTACGATTGGCGGGTCAGGCTCTACTCTGGCGCTGGCGATCATGTTATTGACCATTGTCCGGTCAAAGCAGCTAAAGGCGATCGGCAAATCGGCTATTTGGCCGGGGCTGTTCAATATTAATGAACCGATTATTTTTGGCTTACCGATCGTTATGAATCCAATTATGATGATACCCTTTATCCTGGCGCCGGTGGTCTCCATTACTATCGCCTACTTTGTTACCTCCTGGGGTTTGGTAGACCGGGCTTTTGCGTTGGCACCCTGGACAACACCGCCGTTTATCAACGTCTTTTTGGATACCGGCGATATCAGGGCTTCGATCTTGCAGTTCGGTTGTTTTCTAGTGACAGGGGTTATTTATTACCCGTTCTTACGGATGGCTGATATGGCTAATTGCCGGGAAGAAGGAATTGAAGAAGTCGTTTATGAGGAAAAGCAAATCGCCAAATAA
- a CDS encoding PTS sugar transporter subunit IIB — protein sequence MNILLVCNAGMSTSLLVTKMQKESQARGRQDEIFACSIDELTEYIDRYEVVLLGPQIRYKAKAVGVLAEEKGKAFAVIDSMSYGRVDGAKVLEQAYSLKE from the coding sequence ATGAATATTTTACTTGTCTGCAATGCCGGTATGTCGACCAGCCTGCTGGTTACCAAAATGCAAAAGGAAAGTCAGGCAAGAGGCCGGCAGGATGAGATATTTGCCTGCTCGATTGACGAACTGACGGAATATATTGACCGTTACGAGGTTGTTTTGCTGGGACCGCAAATTCGCTATAAAGCCAAAGCGGTTGGCGTGCTGGCAGAAGAAAAAGGGAAAGCCTTTGCCGTTATTGACTCGATGAGCTACGGCCGGGTGGACGGCGCAAAGGTGCTGGAACAGGCTTATAGCCTAAAAGAGTAG
- a CDS encoding PTS lactose/cellobiose transporter subunit IIA has product MEEVVFNIILHAGDARSHAFEALRYAREQNFEAAAESMAQAKNKLIDAHHIQTHLLQREAAGKKQEFSLLLVHAQDHLMTAMLAKDLIEELIVLLEMQARQK; this is encoded by the coding sequence ATGGAAGAAGTGGTATTTAATATTATCCTGCATGCCGGAGACGCCCGCAGTCATGCCTTTGAGGCGCTGCGATACGCCCGCGAGCAAAACTTTGAAGCGGCGGCAGAGAGTATGGCTCAGGCTAAGAATAAGCTGATTGATGCTCATCATATTCAGACGCATCTGCTGCAGCGGGAAGCGGCCGGGAAAAAGCAGGAGTTCAGCCTGCTGCTGGTCCATGCACAGGATCATCTGATGACAGCCATGCTGGCAAAAGACTTGATTGAAGAGCTGATCGTGCTGCTGGAAATGCAGGCCCGGCAGAAATAG
- a CDS encoding glycoside hydrolase family 1 protein — protein sequence MKYRLPDNFKMGASAAAWQTEGWDGKQPGQDSLIDIAYKQFPDRWHEGYGPAVATDFYHRYAEDCALMKELGMTTYRTSIDWSRFILNYETGEVNPEAATYYSNVVDELIRNGIEPMICLEHWELPYPLFEKYGGWRSRTVVDCYIRYAEAAFRLLGARVKYWFTFNEPIVFPWLGIMDGAWYPYTCNTREAMQWNYHKVLANALTVKLYHGGDYGYREGGRIGIILNAAPVYPRSQSADDRQAAAMCDLFYNRPYTDPCIKGEFPAEYFSLLERHDCRLVYDEADLAVIRDNTIDVMGLNYYTPHRVKARSSAWNPAVAFHPQYYFENHELQGKKMNPHRGWEIYAKGLYDFAMLLKEEYNNLPWLVTENGMGVAEEWKYKNPDGVIQDDYRIDFVADHLRWLLKAVAEGSNCLGYLMWNFTDNVSPYNAFKNRYGYVEIDLDNQRQRRPKKSAYWFRQVVRQGYFEYDGFEPQYK from the coding sequence ATGAAATACAGGTTACCGGACAATTTTAAGATGGGGGCCTCGGCTGCCGCCTGGCAAACAGAAGGCTGGGACGGCAAACAGCCAGGGCAGGATTCGCTGATTGATATAGCGTACAAACAGTTTCCTGACCGCTGGCATGAAGGCTATGGTCCGGCGGTGGCAACTGATTTTTATCATCGGTATGCCGAAGACTGCGCGCTGATGAAGGAACTGGGAATGACAACTTACCGGACTTCCATCGACTGGTCGCGGTTTATCCTGAACTACGAAACCGGGGAAGTGAATCCGGAAGCTGCCACGTACTATAGTAATGTGGTTGACGAATTAATCCGTAACGGAATAGAACCTATGATTTGCCTGGAGCACTGGGAACTACCCTATCCTTTATTTGAGAAGTATGGCGGCTGGCGGTCAAGAACGGTGGTTGACTGCTATATCCGCTATGCGGAAGCGGCGTTCCGGCTGCTCGGAGCTAGAGTAAAATACTGGTTTACTTTCAATGAACCGATTGTCTTTCCCTGGTTGGGCATCATGGATGGCGCGTGGTACCCTTATACCTGTAATACAAGGGAAGCCATGCAGTGGAACTACCATAAGGTGCTGGCCAACGCTCTGACCGTGAAGCTGTATCACGGCGGTGATTACGGCTACCGGGAAGGCGGGCGGATCGGTATCATTCTGAATGCCGCTCCGGTGTATCCCCGCTCGCAGTCAGCCGATGACCGCCAGGCGGCTGCTATGTGCGATTTGTTTTACAACCGGCCGTATACTGATCCTTGCATTAAGGGAGAATTCCCAGCGGAGTATTTTTCCCTGCTGGAACGGCATGATTGCCGGCTTGTCTATGACGAGGCGGATCTAGCGGTAATCCGGGACAATACCATTGATGTGATGGGGCTTAATTACTACACGCCGCACCGGGTGAAAGCCAGAAGCTCAGCCTGGAATCCGGCGGTGGCTTTCCATCCCCAGTATTATTTTGAAAACCATGAATTGCAGGGCAAGAAGATGAATCCCCACCGCGGCTGGGAGATTTATGCCAAGGGTTTGTATGACTTTGCCATGCTGTTAAAAGAAGAATATAACAATCTTCCCTGGCTGGTTACGGAAAACGGCATGGGGGTAGCCGAGGAATGGAAATATAAGAACCCGGACGGTGTCATTCAGGACGACTACCGCATTGATTTTGTGGCCGATCATTTGCGGTGGCTGCTAAAGGCCGTAGCGGAAGGCAGCAACTGCCTGGGGTATTTAATGTGGAACTTTACCGACAATGTTTCGCCCTACAATGCCTTTAAGAACCGGTACGGCTACGTGGAAATTGATCTGGACAATCAGCGCCAGCGGCGGCCGAAGAAATCCGCCTATTGGTTCCGGCAGGTAGTGCGGCAGGGCTATTTTGAGTACGACGGATTTGAACCGCAGTATAAGTAA
- a CDS encoding 6-phospho-beta-glucosidase translates to MKGLKIVTIGGGSSYTPEIVEGFIKRYDELPVRELWLVDIPEGKDKLATVAGLARRMVREAGAPIEIHTTLDRREALPGADFVTTQLRVGLLEARIRDERIPLSHGYIGQETNGAGGFLKALRTIPVILDIDRDMAELCPQAWLINFTNPSGMVTEAVARYGRNKKVIGLCNVPIGMEMAIAKLLEIDQSRLRIDFAGLNHMVFGLHVYADGVDVTRKVIERIASGELGEVVKNIINIKWIPEFITGLDIIPCPYHRYYFKKDEMLATELEEFAKGETRAELVKQLENELFELYKDPELKIKPPQLEKRGGAYYSDAACRLISSIYNDKHDIQPIDTVNRGAISGIAPDSIVEVSSVITKSGPKPLTMGELPVQVNGLVQQIKSFERVTIDAAVSGDYNTALLALTINPLIASDKAAKLLLDEMLEANKDYLPQFKAYFNGK, encoded by the coding sequence ATGAAAGGACTGAAAATTGTAACCATTGGCGGCGGTTCCAGCTATACGCCGGAAATCGTCGAAGGCTTTATCAAACGGTATGACGAACTGCCTGTGCGGGAACTGTGGCTGGTGGATATTCCGGAAGGGAAAGACAAACTTGCTACGGTTGCCGGACTGGCCCGGCGCATGGTGAGGGAAGCCGGCGCTCCCATCGAAATACATACTACCCTGGACCGCCGCGAGGCCCTGCCGGGCGCTGACTTTGTCACGACCCAGCTCCGAGTAGGCCTGCTGGAAGCCCGCATCCGGGACGAACGAATTCCGCTGAGTCACGGCTATATCGGCCAGGAAACCAATGGGGCCGGCGGCTTTTTAAAGGCCCTGCGGACCATTCCGGTCATTCTGGATATCGACCGGGATATGGCCGAGCTCTGTCCTCAGGCCTGGCTGATCAATTTCACCAACCCTTCGGGTATGGTAACCGAGGCGGTAGCCCGCTATGGCAGGAACAAAAAGGTCATCGGCTTATGCAACGTGCCTATCGGTATGGAAATGGCCATCGCCAAGCTGCTGGAAATTGACCAAAGCCGGCTGCGGATTGATTTTGCCGGCCTTAACCACATGGTATTCGGTCTCCATGTCTACGCCGACGGAGTTGATGTAACCAGGAAAGTAATTGAACGCATTGCCTCCGGGGAACTGGGCGAAGTAGTCAAAAACATCATCAACATCAAATGGATTCCTGAATTTATCACCGGTCTGGACATCATTCCCTGCCCTTATCACCGCTACTATTTCAAAAAGGACGAAATGCTGGCTACCGAGCTGGAAGAGTTCGCCAAGGGCGAAACCCGGGCCGAACTGGTCAAACAGTTGGAAAATGAATTGTTCGAACTGTATAAGGACCCGGAGCTAAAAATTAAACCGCCGCAACTGGAAAAACGGGGCGGCGCTTACTACAGCGATGCCGCCTGCCGTCTGATCAGCTCCATTTACAATGACAAGCACGACATCCAGCCTATCGACACGGTAAACCGCGGCGCCATCAGCGGCATCGCGCCAGACTCGATTGTCGAAGTCAGCTCGGTCATCACCAAAAGCGGCCCCAAACCGCTGACCATGGGCGAGCTGCCTGTGCAGGTCAACGGTCTGGTCCAGCAGATCAAGTCTTTTGAACGCGTCACTATTGACGCCGCCGTCAGCGGTGACTACAATACCGCCCTGCTGGCGCTGACTATCAATCCGCTGATCGCGTCCGACAAAGCGGCCAAGCTGCTGCTGGATGAAATGCTGGAGGCCAATAAGGACTACCTGCCCCAGTTTAAAGCCTATTTTAACGGCAAATAA
- a CDS encoding aminotransferase-like domain-containing protein, giving the protein MPELYTYIALDIEKQIAAGAYPRGRRLPSIREVADRYGCSKATAIKAYDTLKNRHVIYSVPQSGYYVVEHMLTSEDMDHTVIDFSTGNPLIGAVHIPDLKHCLDRAVDISRNYSLRRDLRGTSPLRELLPGYLSDSQVFTDPGHIFVMQGIQQTLSLLTAMPFPNRKDTVLIEQPTYRYFMEFLKQSAAPVAGINRRENGIDLNRLEHIFKTEKIKFFYTVPRHHNPTGGIYPAEQRKKIAELAAKYDVYIVEDDYFGDVAPEARYDPIYAYGDHHHHIFLRSFSKIIPWFRIGITVLPTPLLKGFETWMWHSYYRSYFSASLVSQATLDVYIRSKLLHKHVRAIEKELAGRLRAVEEHRRALEECAVHFVPHSGCFYLYLTLPARVPETRLINALRGQGVLVTPGYYYYSNRTFYEPGIRISLARTAPDDIHRGLELIRREVRRFLG; this is encoded by the coding sequence ATGCCAGAATTATATACGTATATTGCTTTGGATATAGAAAAACAGATTGCCGCGGGGGCTTATCCCCGGGGCCGGCGGCTGCCTTCCATCCGTGAGGTGGCGGACCGGTACGGTTGTTCCAAAGCTACGGCCATCAAGGCGTATGATACTTTGAAAAACAGGCATGTTATCTATTCGGTGCCCCAAAGCGGCTATTATGTGGTCGAGCATATGCTGACCAGCGAAGATATGGACCATACGGTGATTGACTTTTCCACAGGCAATCCGCTGATTGGGGCGGTACATATCCCCGATCTTAAACACTGCCTGGACCGCGCCGTAGATATCAGCAGGAATTATTCGCTTCGGCGGGATTTGCGGGGGACCTCGCCCTTGCGGGAACTGTTGCCGGGGTATTTAAGCGATTCTCAGGTGTTTACCGACCCCGGCCATATTTTTGTTATGCAGGGAATACAGCAGACCTTAAGCCTGTTGACGGCCATGCCGTTTCCCAACCGGAAGGACACCGTCCTGATTGAACAGCCTACCTATCGCTATTTTATGGAGTTTTTAAAACAATCCGCCGCCCCGGTTGCCGGTATTAACCGGAGAGAAAATGGCATTGACCTGAACCGGCTCGAACATATTTTTAAAACGGAAAAAATAAAGTTTTTTTATACCGTGCCCCGCCATCATAATCCTACCGGCGGCATTTATCCGGCGGAGCAGCGCAAAAAGATCGCCGAACTGGCGGCCAAGTATGATGTGTATATCGTCGAGGATGACTATTTTGGCGATGTGGCGCCGGAGGCTCGCTATGATCCGATCTATGCCTACGGTGATCATCACCATCATATTTTCCTGCGAAGCTTTTCGAAAATCATTCCCTGGTTCCGCATCGGAATTACGGTGCTGCCCACGCCGCTGCTCAAAGGATTTGAAACCTGGATGTGGCACTCCTATTACCGGTCTTATTTTTCGGCTTCCCTGGTATCGCAGGCCACCTTGGACGTTTATATCCGCAGCAAGCTATTGCATAAGCATGTCCGGGCGATCGAAAAAGAACTGGCCGGCCGTCTACGGGCAGTGGAGGAGCACAGAAGGGCGCTGGAGGAATGCGCGGTGCATTTTGTGCCTCACTCGGGCTGCTTTTACTTGTATCTCACATTACCGGCGCGGGTGCCGGAGACCCGGCTGATCAATGCCTTGCGCGGCCAGGGCGTACTGGTTACACCGGGCTACTATTACTACAGCAACCGGACCTTCTATGAACCGGGCATCCGGATCAGCCTGGCCCGCACCGCGCCGGACGACATTCACCGGGGCCTGGAGCTTATCCGGCGGGAGGTGAGAAGGTTTCTGGGCTAA
- a CDS encoding P-II family nitrogen regulator, with the protein MRKLTKIDIITRPEKLEELKDALNAIGVAGMTVTQVYGCGLSKGHKEVYRGREVTINLVPKVKVETVVCEVPVEKVLEAAKRACFTGQIGDGKIFVYSLENAVRIRTGEEGDIAIIDPE; encoded by the coding sequence ATGCGGAAACTGACCAAGATAGACATTATCACCCGTCCGGAAAAGCTGGAGGAGTTGAAAGATGCCTTGAATGCCATTGGGGTAGCCGGTATGACGGTGACCCAGGTCTATGGCTGCGGTCTCTCCAAAGGGCATAAGGAAGTATATCGCGGACGGGAAGTAACCATCAATCTGGTGCCAAAAGTCAAGGTGGAAACGGTGGTTTGCGAGGTTCCGGTGGAAAAGGTGCTGGAGGCCGCCAAACGGGCCTGTTTCACGGGGCAGATCGGCGACGGAAAGATTTTTGTGTATTCGCTGGAGAATGCGGTCAGAATCCGTACCGGCGAAGAGGGGGATATCGCTATTATCGATCCGGAATAA
- a CDS encoding LacI family DNA-binding transcriptional regulator, with protein MLKTADSANGNAATIKDVARQAGVSIATVSRILNGSAGVSPALTERVQQAVDALGYQPNAVARALKVKESHSIGLIIPDIENPFFPALVRGVEDMARSHDYAVILCNSDGVGSEEERYIRLLHGKQVDGVIFTGGANSDSSMELLASLPIPAVSLDRQSKRVHMSSVVVDNVYGAALAVRHLVELGGRRIAFIGGSPQLSVAAERFKGYGQVLAEYGLPLDEGLILHGDFTYDSGYQNAWLLLEKEREFDAVFAANDMIAIGVIECLAARGIRVPQDVRVAGYDDIRLAGWYKPALTTVRQPVYEMGQEAVRMLLHLLGSSAQEMVEKRFRPELIVRQSTGGDE; from the coding sequence GTGTTGAAGACAGCAGATTCTGCCAATGGTAATGCAGCAACGATTAAAGATGTGGCTCGTCAGGCCGGTGTATCAATAGCCACTGTTTCCCGCATCCTGAACGGCAGTGCCGGTGTGTCGCCCGCTTTGACTGAACGGGTGCAGCAGGCCGTCGATGCATTGGGCTATCAGCCCAATGCGGTGGCCCGGGCCTTGAAGGTGAAGGAGTCCCACAGTATCGGTCTGATTATACCGGATATTGAAAATCCCTTCTTTCCGGCACTGGTCAGAGGTGTGGAGGATATGGCGCGCAGCCATGATTATGCGGTGATTTTATGCAACTCCGATGGCGTGGGAAGCGAGGAGGAGCGTTACATCCGGTTGCTGCACGGCAAACAGGTGGACGGCGTGATTTTCACCGGCGGCGCCAACAGCGATTCCAGCATGGAACTTTTGGCCTCGCTGCCGATTCCGGCTGTCAGCCTGGACCGTCAGTCCAAGCGGGTGCATATGAGTTCGGTCGTAGTGGACAATGTCTACGGGGCTGCGCTGGCCGTACGCCATTTGGTGGAATTAGGCGGCCGGCGGATTGCCTTTATCGGCGGGTCGCCGCAATTATCGGTCGCCGCCGAACGGTTTAAGGGTTATGGGCAGGTGCTGGCTGAGTACGGATTGCCCCTAGACGAAGGATTGATTTTGCACGGCGATTTTACCTATGACAGCGGTTACCAGAATGCCTGGCTGTTGCTGGAGAAAGAGCGCGAGTTTGACGCGGTATTTGCCGCCAATGACATGATTGCCATTGGGGTTATTGAATGCCTGGCGGCCAGAGGAATCCGCGTTCCCCAGGATGTCCGGGTAGCCGGTTACGATGATATTCGCCTGGCTGGCTGGTATAAGCCTGCGCTGACCACCGTACGGCAGCCTGTCTATGAAATGGGGCAGGAGGCGGTCAGAATGCTGCTTCATTTGCTGGGCAGTTCGGCGCAGGAGATGGTGGAGAAACGGTTTCGTCCCGAGTTGATTGTGCGGCAGTCGACCGGAGGGGACGAATAA
- the rbsK gene encoding ribokinase, whose product MTGRMRGSVQTRPILVVGSLNMDLVATAKRLPQSGETVFGQSFATFPGGKGANQAIAAGKLGARVIMAGCVGSDVFGEALLSSLTESGVTSSCVRQVAGATGTALITVAESGDNMIVVVSGANECCAPQDVDAALAVLPEPGILLVQHEVPPATVEYAVRTAKQSGWTVILNPAPARSLPSELLSLVDIITPNETEATALTGLPVTNPADAKLAAGRLLKQGVKQVIITMGAQGAFYMTPASEAVIPPIAVTAVDTTAAGDAYTGALAAALAEDQAMPEALRFAAVAAGLAVTRQGAQAALPWRDEVNRYLEDKERTSV is encoded by the coding sequence ATGACTGGCAGAATGAGAGGGTCGGTGCAGACCCGGCCTATCCTGGTAGTTGGCAGCCTGAACATGGATTTGGTAGCGACGGCCAAGCGTCTGCCGCAAAGCGGTGAAACAGTGTTCGGGCAAAGTTTTGCAACCTTTCCGGGCGGCAAGGGGGCTAACCAGGCGATAGCTGCCGGCAAACTGGGGGCAAGAGTGATCATGGCCGGTTGTGTAGGCAGTGATGTGTTTGGCGAGGCGCTGCTCAGCAGCCTGACTGAGAGCGGCGTGACAAGCTCCTGTGTGCGGCAGGTGGCGGGAGCGACGGGGACGGCCCTAATCACGGTGGCTGAGAGCGGCGATAATATGATCGTGGTGGTGTCCGGTGCCAACGAGTGCTGTGCGCCGCAGGATGTGGATGCCGCTTTGGCTGTGCTGCCGGAACCAGGCATCCTGCTGGTGCAGCATGAGGTGCCGCCTGCTACGGTGGAATATGCCGTTCGGACCGCTAAACAGAGCGGCTGGACGGTTATCCTCAATCCGGCGCCGGCCCGGTCACTGCCGTCTGAATTGCTGTCCCTGGTGGATATTATCACCCCCAATGAGACGGAGGCCACGGCGCTGACCGGTCTGCCGGTTACCAATCCGGCCGACGCTAAACTGGCTGCCGGACGGCTGCTGAAGCAAGGCGTTAAGCAGGTGATTATTACCATGGGAGCCCAGGGGGCCTTCTATATGACACCGGCAAGCGAGGCTGTTATACCGCCGATTGCGGTGACGGCTGTCGATACAACAGCGGCCGGGGACGCTTATACCGGCGCACTGGCCGCCGCCCTGGCGGAAGACCAGGCGATGCCGGAAGCTTTGCGCTTTGCCGCGGTGGCAGCGGGGCTGGCCGTGACGCGGCAAGGGGCACAGGCAGCGCTGCCCTGGCGTGACGAAGTCAACCGTTATCTGGAGGATAAGGAGAGAACATCGGTATGA
- the rbsD gene encoding D-ribose pyranase — protein MKKIGTLNQGLSEVLAGMGHYDMLVIADAGLPIPPGVRRIDLALTAGVPGFVQTLAVILSELQVESAVIAGEMETSSPALRERIDGLLTGIPVDTVSHEEFKKLTRQAVAVVRTGEFTPYANIILKSGVVF, from the coding sequence ATGAAAAAAATTGGTACGCTCAATCAGGGGTTAAGTGAAGTGCTGGCCGGTATGGGCCATTACGATATGCTGGTCATTGCCGATGCCGGGCTGCCCATTCCGCCGGGGGTACGGCGAATCGATTTGGCACTGACAGCCGGGGTGCCCGGCTTTGTGCAGACACTGGCGGTTATTTTGTCGGAGCTGCAGGTGGAAAGTGCGGTAATTGCCGGAGAAATGGAAACCAGCAGTCCCGCTTTGCGGGAAAGGATTGACGGCTTGCTGACAGGAATTCCGGTCGATACGGTAAGCCATGAAGAATTTAAAAAACTGACCCGCCAGGCTGTGGCAGTCGTGCGGACCGGGGAATTTACGCCTTACGCCAACATCATTTTGAAATCCGGCGTGGTTTTTTAA
- a CDS encoding sugar ABC transporter ATP-binding protein, whose product MEDKPLLAMKGIVKEFPGVKALKAVDFSLQPGEIHALLGENGAGKSTLMKVLSGVYSQDAGEIWLDGRQVRFNGPREAQALGIGIIHQELNLVPELTVMENIFLGREPRHSLGFVDKRTMERETAAVLAKLGTDIRPGTVVSELSIGAQQMVEIAKALAGRTRILIMDEPTAALTERETERLFAIIRQLAAEGVGIVYISHRMEELFAVSQRITVMRDGSYIGTVPTGEISFDQLVRMMVGRELTDRFPKQPAAIGRAVLQVNHLTRQEVLRDVSLTVHAGEIVGVAGLMGAGRTELARALFGADPIDSGRIVVDGQDRAIRSPRDAIAAGIGLITEDRKQQGLVLSMSVGDNLSLAALKEVCRRSFISGTAETGAVQEQIATLKIKTPSEDQLVKNLSGGNQQKVVIGKWLLTKPKVLIMDEPTRGVDVGAKTEIYQIMNMLTAAGVGILMISSELPEILGMSDRILVMHRGRIAGELAAVEATQEEIMAFAAGG is encoded by the coding sequence GTGGAGGATAAACCGTTGCTTGCCATGAAGGGGATTGTTAAAGAATTTCCGGGGGTCAAGGCGCTTAAGGCAGTGGATTTTTCCCTGCAGCCCGGTGAAATTCATGCGCTGCTAGGGGAAAACGGTGCGGGAAAATCGACGCTCATGAAGGTGCTCAGCGGCGTATACAGCCAGGATGCCGGTGAAATCTGGCTGGATGGCCGGCAGGTGCGGTTTAACGGGCCGCGGGAGGCTCAGGCGCTGGGCATCGGCATTATCCATCAGGAGCTTAACTTGGTGCCGGAGCTTACGGTAATGGAAAATATTTTCCTTGGCCGGGAGCCGCGCCATTCATTGGGCTTTGTCGATAAGCGGACCATGGAGCGGGAAACGGCCGCCGTACTGGCCAAGCTGGGAACGGACATCCGGCCCGGCACCGTAGTGTCCGAACTGAGTATCGGTGCTCAGCAAATGGTGGAAATCGCTAAGGCGCTGGCCGGCAGAACCCGCATTCTTATTATGGATGAGCCGACGGCTGCGCTGACCGAGCGGGAAACGGAGCGACTGTTCGCTATCATCCGTCAGTTGGCAGCGGAGGGAGTCGGTATTGTATACATTTCTCACCGCATGGAGGAGCTGTTCGCCGTCAGTCAGAGGATTACCGTGATGCGGGACGGCAGCTATATTGGCACTGTACCAACCGGGGAAATCAGTTTTGATCAACTGGTCAGAATGATGGTCGGCCGGGAGTTAACCGACCGCTTTCCCAAGCAACCGGCGGCAATTGGCCGGGCAGTTCTGCAGGTGAACCATTTGACACGGCAGGAAGTACTCCGTGATGTTTCTCTCACCGTTCACGCCGGGGAAATCGTCGGTGTGGCCGGCTTGATGGGAGCCGGGCGGACGGAGCTGGCCCGGGCGCTGTTTGGTGCCGATCCTATTGACAGCGGCCGGATCGTCGTTGACGGTCAGGACCGGGCAATTCGTTCACCCCGTGACGCTATCGCTGCCGGCATCGGACTGATTACGGAAGACCGCAAGCAGCAGGGGCTGGTGCTCTCTATGTCGGTAGGCGACAACCTGTCGCTAGCCGCACTCAAGGAGGTTTGCCGCCGCAGCTTTATCAGTGGCACCGCCGAAACCGGGGCGGTACAGGAACAGATTGCAACGTTGAAAATCAAAACACCCAGCGAGGATCAACTGGTAAAGAATTTAAGCGGCGGCAATCAGCAAAAGGTGGTTATTGGCAAATGGCTGCTGACCAAACCGAAGGTGCTGATTATGGATGAGCCGACCCGCGGTGTCGATGTGGGGGCCAAGACAGAGATTTACCAGATCATGAATATGCTGACCGCTGCCGGAGTGGGGATTTTAATGATATCCTCTGAGCTGCCCGAAATTCTGGGGATGAGTGACCGCATTCTGGTCATGCACCGGGGGCGGATTGCCGGAGAACTGGCGGCAGTCGAAGCGACGCAGGAAGAGATTATGGCCTTTGCGGCAGGAGGGTAA